One Streptomyces sp. NBC_00554 DNA segment encodes these proteins:
- a CDS encoding DUF6049 family protein, protein MAEAADFQGMSPSPARRWLRRSGALLAGVPLLAGLLQLPLGTSAYASEKTAVADATGSSTVDVSIDSLSPSAPTTGDTITVSGTVTNKGKQTVTDAHVGVRVGPSLNSRSAIDSAAKRTGFQLGLDGSEVGGTYVAKFSELVVGVSQSFSISVPVDELDLGADGVYQLGVSLTGRTAAQSWDQILGIQRTFLPWQEDAADTKTKTTYLWPLISTVHLTAETGSDAQQTPVFENDDLAKEISPGGRLDQLLSLGSSLDVTWVLDPDLLASVDAMTRSYQVQDGDTTTAGKNQAIAKQWLAELEKTVEDKEVVALPFADPDLASLAHNGTNVTGSLSHLKDATDVAASTVDTILHVTPNTDFAWPADGALDPSIVKVATSAGADKVIARSDSLRETGGLSYTPSAARPIGAGTTAVVADARLSTAFQGDMTKADSSTLAVQKFLAQSLAINLQEPEKQRSILVAPQRMPSASQAQSMAQALTALQGGNWSESQSLSAAAKAKPDPGATTKVPAESSYPSSLRKQELPQSAFEWIRDTQTSLDNFKVILTDESRVVTPFGRAMDRGMSTSWRGRPVPAATFRASVSSYLNELTGLVRLIEKSDAKLSGRSATIPVTVQNNLVQGVDHLVLRLTSQQPTRLKIGDGPYDEQPITVAGEHSQSVKFDTSIKANGPVKVVAQLYTQDGQEYGDPVTFEVKVTEITSTVMLVIGGGFLLLVLAGFRMYTQRKRAAARQAEEDARRDESADEDADATEDTEDSQDHPAGESGTESGADDPEHPSDPTPDTAPESADPSGTGERVDR, encoded by the coding sequence GTGGCCGAGGCGGCAGACTTCCAGGGGATGAGTCCCTCACCTGCCCGCCGGTGGCTCCGGCGCAGCGGCGCACTGCTCGCCGGTGTGCCCTTGCTGGCCGGGCTGCTCCAGCTGCCCCTCGGTACGTCCGCGTACGCCTCAGAGAAGACCGCTGTGGCCGACGCCACCGGGTCCAGCACGGTCGATGTCTCCATCGACTCGCTCAGTCCCAGTGCCCCTACGACAGGCGACACCATCACGGTCTCCGGCACGGTCACCAACAAGGGCAAGCAGACGGTCACAGACGCCCATGTGGGCGTGCGGGTGGGTCCGTCTCTCAACAGCCGCTCCGCGATCGACAGCGCCGCGAAGCGCACCGGGTTCCAGTTGGGTCTCGACGGCTCGGAGGTCGGCGGCACGTACGTAGCGAAGTTCTCCGAGCTCGTCGTCGGCGTCTCGCAGTCCTTCAGCATCTCGGTGCCCGTCGATGAGCTGGATCTCGGCGCCGACGGGGTCTACCAGCTCGGCGTCTCCCTCACGGGCCGGACCGCCGCCCAGTCGTGGGACCAGATCCTCGGCATCCAGCGGACGTTCCTGCCCTGGCAGGAGGATGCGGCGGACACGAAGACGAAGACGACGTACCTCTGGCCACTGATCTCCACGGTCCACCTCACGGCGGAGACCGGGTCGGACGCGCAGCAGACCCCCGTCTTCGAGAACGATGACCTGGCCAAGGAGATCTCCCCGGGCGGCCGGCTGGATCAGCTGTTGTCCTTGGGCAGCAGTCTGGACGTCACCTGGGTGCTCGACCCGGACCTGCTGGCTTCCGTCGACGCCATGACGCGCAGCTACCAGGTTCAGGACGGCGACACCACCACGGCAGGCAAGAACCAGGCGATCGCCAAGCAGTGGCTCGCCGAGCTGGAGAAGACGGTCGAGGACAAGGAAGTCGTCGCCCTCCCCTTCGCCGACCCCGACCTGGCGTCTCTGGCGCACAACGGCACGAACGTCACCGGCTCCCTGAGTCACCTCAAGGACGCCACGGACGTGGCCGCCAGCACGGTGGACACGATCCTCCACGTCACGCCGAACACCGACTTCGCCTGGCCCGCGGACGGCGCCCTCGACCCGTCGATCGTCAAGGTCGCCACCTCCGCCGGCGCCGACAAGGTGATCGCCCGCAGCGACAGCCTGCGCGAGACGGGCGGGCTGTCGTACACGCCGAGCGCCGCCCGCCCCATCGGCGCCGGGACGACCGCGGTGGTCGCGGACGCCCGGCTGTCGACCGCATTCCAGGGCGACATGACGAAGGCCGACAGCTCCACGCTCGCCGTGCAGAAGTTCCTGGCCCAGAGCCTGGCGATCAACCTGCAGGAGCCGGAGAAGCAGCGCAGCATCCTGGTCGCCCCGCAGCGCATGCCGTCCGCGAGCCAGGCCCAGTCGATGGCGCAGGCACTGACGGCGCTCCAGGGCGGGAACTGGTCGGAGTCCCAGAGCCTGTCCGCGGCCGCCAAGGCCAAGCCGGACCCGGGTGCCACCACGAAGGTGCCCGCCGAGTCCTCGTATCCCTCCTCGCTGCGCAAGCAGGAGCTGCCTCAGTCGGCCTTCGAGTGGATCCGGGACACGCAGACGAGTCTCGACAACTTCAAGGTCATCCTCACCGACGAGTCCCGTGTGGTCACTCCGTTCGGCAGGGCGATGGACCGGGGGATGTCCACGTCCTGGCGCGGCCGGCCCGTTCCGGCGGCTACCTTCCGCGCAAGCGTTTCGTCGTACCTCAACGAACTCACCGGCCTGGTCAGACTGATCGAGAAGTCCGACGCGAAGCTCTCCGGTCGCAGCGCCACGATCCCCGTGACCGTGCAGAACAACCTCGTGCAGGGCGTCGACCATCTGGTCCTGCGCCTCACCTCGCAGCAGCCCACCCGCCTCAAGATCGGCGACGGCCCCTACGACGAGCAGCCGATCACCGTCGCGGGCGAGCACAGCCAGTCGGTGAAGTTCGACACCTCGATCAAGGCCAACGGCCCAGTGAAGGTGGTCGCCCAGCTGTACACACAGGACGGCCAGGAATACGGCGACCCCGTCACCTTCGAGGTGAAGGTCACCGAGATCACCTCGACGGTCATGCTGGTCATCGGCGGCGGCTTCCTGCTGCTCGTGCTCGCCGGATTCCGGATGTACACGCAGCGCAAGCGCGCGGCCGCCCGGCAGGCCGAGGAGGACGCTCGCAGGGACGAGAGCGCGGACGAAGACGCGGACGCCACCGAGGACACCGAGGACTCCCAGGACCACCCCGCGGGCGAGTCCGGCACGGAGTCCGGGGCAGACGACCCGGAGCACCCGAGTGACCCGACACCGGACACCGCACCGGAAAGCGCGGACCCGTCCGGCACGGGTGAGAGAGTGGACCGTTGA
- a CDS encoding CCA tRNA nucleotidyltransferase, which translates to MPNANEDNPSALSQVQRRAVSELLRVSPVADELARRFQEAGFSLALVGGSVRDALLGRLGNDLDFTTDARPEDVLKIVRPWADAVWEVGIAFGTVGAQKDARVGDVQQSFQIEITTYRSEAYDRTSRKPEVSYGDSIEEDLVRRDFTVNAMAVALPEKEFIDPHGGLDDLSGRILRTPGTPEASFSDDPLRMMRAARFAAQLDFEVAPEVVAAMTDMAGRIEIVSAERVRDELNKLILSAHPRKGLTLLVDTGLSDHVLPELPALRLERDEHHRHKDVYEHTLIVLEQAMELEEDGPDLILRLAALLHDIGKPRTRRFEKDGRVSFHHHEVVGAKMTKKRMTALKYSNDLVKDVSRLVELHLRFHGYGTGEWTDSAVRRYVRDAGPLLDRLHKLTRSDCTTRNKRRATALSRAYDGLEERIAQLQEQEELDSIRPDLDGNEIMEILGIGPGPAIGQAYKFLLELRLENGPMERDAAVSALKEWWAEQS; encoded by the coding sequence GTGCCGAACGCCAACGAAGACAACCCCAGTGCCCTGAGTCAGGTGCAGCGCCGCGCAGTGAGTGAACTGCTGCGGGTGTCCCCTGTCGCCGACGAGCTCGCCCGCCGATTCCAGGAGGCCGGGTTCTCACTCGCGCTGGTGGGCGGCTCGGTCCGGGACGCGCTCCTTGGCCGGCTCGGCAACGACCTGGACTTCACGACCGACGCTCGCCCCGAGGACGTACTGAAGATCGTGCGGCCCTGGGCGGATGCCGTGTGGGAGGTGGGGATCGCCTTCGGCACAGTCGGCGCGCAGAAGGACGCTCGGGTGGGCGACGTACAGCAGTCGTTCCAGATCGAGATCACTACGTACCGCTCCGAGGCGTACGACCGGACCTCACGCAAGCCCGAGGTGTCCTACGGCGACTCCATCGAGGAAGATCTCGTGCGCCGTGACTTCACCGTGAACGCGATGGCCGTCGCGCTGCCGGAGAAGGAGTTCATCGACCCGCACGGGGGCCTGGACGACCTGTCCGGTCGCATCCTGCGCACGCCGGGTACCCCTGAGGCGTCCTTCTCCGACGATCCGCTGCGGATGATGCGGGCCGCGCGGTTCGCCGCACAGCTCGACTTCGAGGTTGCCCCCGAGGTGGTGGCCGCGATGACGGACATGGCGGGGCGCATCGAGATCGTCTCGGCCGAGCGGGTGCGGGACGAGCTGAACAAGCTGATTCTTTCCGCGCACCCGCGCAAGGGCCTGACGCTGCTCGTCGACACCGGGCTCTCCGACCATGTGCTGCCTGAGCTTCCCGCGCTGCGCCTGGAGCGCGACGAGCACCACCGGCACAAGGACGTCTACGAGCACACGCTGATCGTCCTGGAACAGGCGATGGAGCTGGAGGAGGACGGCCCCGACCTGATCCTCCGGCTCGCCGCGCTGCTGCACGACATCGGCAAGCCGAGGACGCGCCGCTTCGAGAAGGACGGGCGGGTCTCCTTCCACCACCATGAGGTGGTGGGCGCCAAGATGACCAAGAAGCGGATGACGGCGCTGAAGTACTCGAACGACCTCGTGAAGGATGTCTCGCGTCTGGTCGAACTCCACCTGCGCTTCCATGGGTACGGCACCGGAGAGTGGACGGACTCCGCGGTTCGCCGCTATGTACGCGACGCGGGCCCGCTCCTCGACCGGCTCCACAAGTTGACCCGCTCCGACTGCACCACCCGCAACAAGCGGAGGGCGACCGCGCTCTCCCGCGCGTACGACGGCCTGGAAGAACGCATCGCGCAACTCCAGGAGCAGGAAGAGCTGGACTCGATCCGTCCCGACCTCGACGGCAACGAGATCATGGAGATCCTGGGCATCGGCCCCGGACCGGCCATCGGTCAGGCCTACAAGTTCCTGCTGGAGCTTCGGCTGGAGAACGGGCCGATGGAGCGTGACGCGGCCGTGTCGGCGCTGAAGGAGTGGTGGGCCGAGCAGAGCTGA
- a CDS encoding MFS transporter, translating to MAVVRDLRVLLRFQGFRRLLGVRLLSQGADGVYQVALATYVVFSPEKQTSAGSIASAMAVLLLPYSLIGPFAGVLLDRWRRRQVFLYGNLLRAALACVTAVLMLSHVPDWLFYVSALCVTAVNRFVLSGLSAALPRVVDSERLVMANSLSPTAGTLAATMGGGLAFVVRLVASDSDAAVVLVGAALYLCSALASLRLAPELLGPDRELVPSRLSTALAGTARGLAAGVRHLAEPARRQAAWALMAMTVMRFCYGALTVMVLMLCRYAWTSGSDDDGLALLGLALGISGAGFFAAAVVTPWAAGRLGPGGWIVACAGAAAVLEPALGLPFAAAPMLVAAFVLGLTTQGAKIATDTIVQSSVDDGFRGRIFSVYDVLFNVAFVGAAAVAALILPPDGRSVSLVVTVAVLYAAVAAALARFELRWAAP from the coding sequence ATGGCTGTCGTACGTGACCTGCGCGTACTCCTGCGCTTCCAGGGGTTCAGGCGTCTGCTCGGCGTACGGCTGCTGTCCCAGGGCGCCGACGGGGTCTACCAGGTCGCGCTCGCCACGTACGTCGTCTTCTCACCGGAGAAGCAGACCTCGGCCGGCTCGATCGCCTCCGCCATGGCGGTACTGCTGCTCCCGTACTCCCTCATCGGCCCCTTCGCGGGCGTCCTGCTGGACCGCTGGCGGCGCCGCCAGGTCTTTCTGTACGGCAACCTGCTGCGGGCGGCACTGGCGTGCGTGACGGCCGTCCTGATGCTGAGCCATGTCCCCGACTGGCTCTTCTACGTCTCCGCTCTGTGCGTCACCGCGGTCAACCGCTTCGTCCTGTCCGGCCTTTCGGCCGCGCTGCCCCGCGTCGTCGACTCCGAGCGGCTGGTGATGGCCAACTCCCTGTCGCCCACCGCCGGCACGCTCGCCGCGACCATGGGCGGTGGGCTTGCCTTCGTCGTCCGGCTGGTCGCCTCGGACTCCGACGCGGCGGTCGTCCTCGTCGGGGCAGCCCTGTATCTGTGCTCGGCCCTCGCCTCTCTGCGTCTTGCCCCGGAACTGCTTGGACCCGACCGGGAGTTGGTGCCGTCAAGGCTGTCCACGGCCCTCGCCGGCACCGCGCGCGGCCTCGCGGCGGGCGTGCGCCATCTGGCCGAGCCCGCACGACGACAGGCGGCCTGGGCGCTCATGGCGATGACGGTGATGCGCTTCTGCTACGGCGCCCTGACCGTCATGGTGCTGATGCTGTGCCGGTACGCCTGGACGTCCGGCTCGGATGACGACGGGCTGGCACTGCTGGGGCTGGCTTTGGGTATTTCGGGGGCAGGATTCTTCGCCGCGGCCGTGGTGACACCCTGGGCAGCCGGACGACTGGGCCCCGGCGGCTGGATCGTCGCCTGCGCCGGCGCTGCCGCCGTCCTGGAGCCCGCACTCGGCCTGCCGTTCGCCGCTGCTCCCATGCTGGTCGCCGCATTCGTCCTGGGTCTGACCACACAGGGCGCGAAGATCGCGACGGACACGATCGTGCAGTCCTCGGTCGACGACGGCTTCCGCGGCCGAATCTTCTCCGTCTACGACGTCCTGTTCAACGTCGCCTTCGTCGGTGCGGCCGCAGTAGCCGCACTGATACTGCCTCCCGACGGACGCTCGGTTTCGCTTGTCGTCACCGTGGCGGTGCTCTACGCGGCGGTGGCTGCCGCGTTGGCTCGCTTCGAGCTCCGGTGGGCGGCGCCTTAG
- a CDS encoding inositol-3-phosphate synthase, with the protein MGSVRVAIVGVGNCAASLVQGVEYYKDADPAAKVPGLMHVQFGEYHVRDIEFVAAFDVDAKKVGLDLSDAIGASENNTIKICDVPNKGVTVQRGHTLDGLGKYYRMTIEESAEEPVDVVQILKDRQVDVLICYLPVGSEDAAKFYAQCAIDAKVAFVNALPVFIAGTKEWADKFTEAGVPIVGDDIKSQVGATITHRVMAKLFEDRGVRLERTMQLNVGGNMDFKNMLERDRLESKKISKTQAVTSQIPDRDLGEKNVHIGPSDYVQWLDDRKWAYVRLEGRAFGDVPLSLEYKLEVWDSPNSAGVIIDALRAAKIAKDRGIGGPILSASSYFMKSPPVQYFDDEAYANVEKFIKGEVER; encoded by the coding sequence ATGGGTTCGGTTCGCGTAGCCATTGTCGGCGTGGGCAACTGTGCCGCCTCGCTGGTGCAGGGCGTCGAGTACTACAAGGACGCCGACCCGGCGGCCAAGGTGCCCGGCCTGATGCACGTCCAGTTCGGCGAGTACCACGTCCGTGACATCGAGTTCGTCGCCGCCTTCGACGTCGACGCGAAGAAGGTCGGCCTCGACCTCTCCGACGCCATCGGTGCCAGCGAGAACAACACCATCAAGATCTGCGACGTCCCGAACAAGGGCGTCACGGTCCAGCGCGGTCACACCCTCGACGGTCTCGGCAAGTACTACCGCATGACCATCGAGGAGTCCGCCGAGGAGCCGGTCGACGTCGTCCAGATCCTCAAGGACCGCCAGGTCGACGTCCTCATCTGCTACCTGCCCGTCGGTTCCGAGGACGCGGCGAAGTTCTACGCCCAGTGCGCCATCGACGCCAAGGTCGCCTTCGTCAACGCCCTCCCGGTCTTCATCGCCGGCACCAAGGAGTGGGCGGACAAGTTCACCGAGGCGGGCGTCCCGATCGTCGGCGACGACATCAAGTCGCAGGTCGGCGCCACCATCACGCACCGTGTGATGGCGAAGCTGTTCGAGGACCGCGGTGTCCGTCTTGAGCGCACCATGCAGCTCAACGTCGGCGGCAACATGGACTTCAAGAACATGCTGGAGCGCGACCGCCTCGAGTCCAAGAAGATCTCGAAGACGCAGGCCGTCACCTCGCAGATCCCCGACCGCGACCTGGGCGAGAAGAACGTCCACATCGGCCCGTCGGACTACGTCCAGTGGCTGGACGACCGCAAGTGGGCGTACGTCCGCCTCGAGGGCCGCGCCTTCGGCGACGTCCCGCTGAGCCTGGAGTACAAGCTCGAGGTCTGGGACTCCCCGAACTCCGCGGGTGTCATCATCGACGCCCTGCGCGCCGCGAAGATCGCCAAGGACCGCGGCATCGGCGGCCCGATCCTCTCCGCGTCGAGCTACTTCATGAAGTCCCCGCCGGTGCAGTACTTCGACGACGAGGCCTACGCCAACGTCGAGAAGTTCATCAAGGGCGAGGTCGAGCGCTAA
- a CDS encoding PadR family transcriptional regulator codes for MSRRSGILEFAVLGLLRESPMHGYELRKRLNTSLGVFRAFSYGTLYPCLKTLVANGWLIEEPGATPEDALAAPLAGRRAKIVYRLTAEGKEHFEELLSQTGPDAYEDEHFAARFAFFGQTSRDVRMRVLEGRRSRLEERLEKMRASLARTRERLDDYTLELQRHGMESVEREVRWLNELIESERAGRDVKGSASEGSAQQDSTSGEAGGLPRHRDSSRPDPSDDTTT; via the coding sequence ATGAGCCGGCGTTCCGGGATCCTCGAGTTCGCCGTACTCGGCCTGCTCCGCGAGTCTCCGATGCACGGCTATGAGCTGCGCAAACGACTCAACACGTCACTGGGTGTGTTCCGTGCCTTCAGCTACGGCACGCTCTACCCCTGCCTCAAGACGCTGGTCGCCAACGGCTGGTTGATCGAGGAGCCGGGGGCCACACCCGAGGACGCCCTCGCCGCTCCACTTGCGGGGCGTCGCGCCAAGATCGTCTATCGATTGACGGCGGAAGGTAAGGAGCACTTCGAGGAGCTGCTCTCCCAGACGGGTCCCGACGCATACGAGGACGAGCACTTCGCGGCTCGCTTCGCTTTCTTCGGGCAGACGTCACGCGATGTACGCATGCGCGTACTGGAGGGCCGCCGCAGCCGCCTCGAGGAGCGCCTGGAGAAGATGCGCGCCTCTCTGGCGCGCACCCGGGAGCGCCTCGACGACTACACGCTTGAGCTCCAGCGCCACGGAATGGAGTCCGTGGAGCGCGAAGTGCGCTGGCTGAACGAGCTCATCGAGAGCGAGCGAGCGGGGCGGGACGTCAAGGGTTCCGCCTCCGAGGGCTCAGCTCAGCAGGACAGCACATCTGGCGAGGCGGGCGGCCTGCCCCGGCACCGGGACAGCTCCCGGCCGGATCCGTCCGACGACACCACCACGTGA
- a CDS encoding transglycosylase domain-containing protein, protein MSEHRRKLPQSQEGGRAAARRGQSGSTSGRRGAPRSATGSPSDSYGSGGEEERSYGGRAEARRAAQRSSGGSRRRGADGAGNGGPGGGGRRGGPGGPNGPGRGRGRASGPVKKRIIDYPRAGKYGAARWIPSWKLVSGLFIGFCGSLVAVAGVAYALVGVPDVAKTAEAQNNVYYWADGSQMVATGGETNRQIISYAQIPKEMRYAVMSAENKTFETDSGVDPMGIARAFVNMAKGGQTQGGSTITQQFVKNAMLDDQSQTVSRKFKELFVSIKVGASMDKDDIMAGYLNSAYYGRNAYGIQAAARAYFDKDATDLNASECAFLAAMLKGATYYDPAGAVSIDPSATPKANRARAEYRWKWILDEEVKDGHLTATERAKYKTFPKYQSPRSNAQLSGQIGYLVDLANSYLINNKTGITQDQLQQGGYEIHTTFEKKKVAALEASVKEVQDKNIDPKKRPDTDTYVQFGGASVDPESGAIKAIYGGVDATKHFTDNADATGAQVGSTFKPFVLAAAMSWGVRDKDGDAVQAQDERTVVSPDSLYSGKNKLKIQDYDGTVWTDKDDKEWLQTNDGGESYNAPSYDIDLREAMRNSVNSAYVQLGMDVGLDKVKEAAVDAGVLESSLASASFPSFSLGTSDPSAIRMAGAYATFAASGKQNDPYSVEKVTDQDGTVFQHEGTAKDAFTAKVADNVTDVLKTVVEKGTGTAAQLTGRDVAGKTGTTDGNKSAWFVGYTPQLSTAIGMYRMDDDETKKDREFLEMYGTGGEKKIHGASFPAQIWHDYMEQALKGEKAVDFPEPEDIGEVINDTPSPSVTPSPTESEVESATPTPTPTLTTTSPTPTTSETCGNFDWNCSETGGTDTGGTDTGGTDGGVSATPSESTSSSNGNSNGNGNGGLFGGSSG, encoded by the coding sequence ATGAGCGAGCACCGTCGCAAACTGCCGCAGTCGCAGGAAGGCGGACGTGCCGCGGCCCGACGCGGCCAGTCCGGCTCGACCTCTGGCCGCCGCGGGGCACCGCGCAGCGCCACCGGGTCTCCTTCCGACTCCTATGGGTCGGGGGGTGAAGAGGAGCGCTCGTACGGTGGCCGTGCCGAGGCCCGCCGTGCGGCGCAGAGAAGCAGTGGCGGCAGCCGGCGCAGAGGAGCCGACGGCGCCGGAAACGGCGGCCCCGGAGGCGGAGGCCGACGTGGCGGCCCCGGGGGCCCGAACGGGCCCGGGCGTGGCCGCGGCCGTGCATCCGGGCCCGTGAAGAAGCGCATCATCGACTATCCGCGCGCGGGCAAGTACGGCGCAGCGCGCTGGATTCCGTCCTGGAAGCTGGTCTCGGGGCTGTTCATCGGCTTCTGCGGCAGCCTGGTGGCGGTGGCGGGTGTCGCGTACGCCCTGGTGGGCGTCCCGGACGTCGCCAAGACCGCCGAGGCACAGAACAACGTCTACTACTGGGCCGACGGCAGCCAGATGGTCGCCACAGGTGGTGAGACGAACCGCCAGATCATCAGTTACGCGCAGATCCCCAAGGAGATGCGCTACGCGGTCATGTCGGCCGAGAACAAGACATTCGAGACCGACAGTGGTGTCGACCCGATGGGTATCGCCCGAGCCTTCGTCAACATGGCCAAGGGCGGCCAGACGCAGGGTGGCTCCACCATCACCCAGCAGTTCGTGAAGAACGCGATGCTGGACGACCAGTCGCAGACGGTCTCCCGCAAGTTCAAGGAGCTGTTCGTCTCCATAAAGGTCGGTGCCTCCATGGACAAGGACGACATCATGGCCGGCTACCTGAACTCGGCGTACTACGGACGCAACGCCTACGGCATCCAGGCGGCGGCGCGCGCCTACTTCGACAAGGACGCCACGGACCTGAACGCGAGCGAGTGCGCCTTCCTGGCGGCGATGCTCAAGGGCGCCACGTACTACGACCCCGCGGGTGCCGTGTCGATCGACCCGTCCGCCACTCCCAAGGCCAACCGCGCGCGCGCCGAGTACCGGTGGAAGTGGATTCTCGACGAAGAGGTCAAGGACGGGCACCTGACCGCCACCGAGCGGGCCAAGTACAAGACCTTCCCCAAGTACCAGAGTCCGCGGTCGAACGCCCAGCTGAGCGGCCAGATCGGTTACCTCGTCGACCTGGCCAACTCGTACCTCATCAACAACAAGACCGGGATCACTCAGGACCAGCTTCAGCAGGGCGGCTACGAGATCCATACGACCTTCGAGAAGAAGAAGGTCGCCGCGCTCGAAGCTTCCGTGAAGGAAGTCCAGGACAAAAACATCGATCCCAAGAAGCGCCCGGACACGGACACCTACGTCCAGTTCGGCGGGGCCTCCGTGGACCCGGAGAGCGGCGCGATCAAGGCCATCTACGGTGGCGTGGACGCGACCAAGCACTTCACCGACAACGCCGACGCGACTGGTGCCCAGGTCGGTTCGACGTTCAAGCCGTTCGTGCTGGCGGCCGCCATGTCCTGGGGTGTACGAGACAAGGATGGTGACGCGGTCCAGGCGCAGGACGAGCGCACCGTCGTTTCCCCCGACAGTCTCTACAGCGGCAAGAACAAGCTGAAGATCCAGGACTACGACGGCACCGTCTGGACGGACAAGGACGACAAGGAGTGGCTGCAGACGAACGACGGCGGTGAGTCGTACAACGCGCCGAGCTACGACATCGACCTCCGCGAGGCGATGCGCAACTCCGTCAACTCCGCCTACGTCCAGCTGGGCATGGATGTCGGCCTGGACAAGGTCAAGGAGGCCGCCGTGGACGCGGGTGTCCTGGAGTCGAGCCTTGCCAGCGCCAGCTTCCCGTCGTTCTCCCTCGGTACTTCCGACCCGAGTGCCATCCGTATGGCTGGTGCGTACGCCACCTTCGCGGCCAGCGGCAAGCAGAACGATCCGTATTCGGTCGAGAAGGTCACCGACCAGGACGGCACCGTCTTCCAGCACGAGGGCACTGCCAAGGACGCCTTCACCGCGAAGGTCGCCGACAACGTCACCGACGTCCTCAAGACCGTGGTCGAGAAGGGAACCGGTACCGCCGCCCAGCTGACGGGCCGGGACGTGGCCGGTAAGACCGGTACCACCGACGGCAACAAGTCCGCCTGGTTCGTCGGGTACACCCCGCAGCTGTCGACCGCGATCGGCATGTACCGCATGGACGACGACGAGACCAAGAAGGATCGCGAGTTCCTGGAGATGTACGGCACGGGTGGCGAGAAGAAGATCCACGGTGCCTCGTTCCCGGCCCAGATCTGGCACGACTACATGGAGCAGGCGCTCAAGGGTGAGAAGGCGGTGGACTTCCCGGAGCCCGAGGACATCGGTGAGGTCATCAACGACACCCCGAGCCCGAGCGTGACCCCCTCGCCCACCGAGAGCGAGGTGGAGAGCGCGACGCCGACTCCGACGCCCACCCTGACCACGACGTCTCCCACGCCCACGACGAGCGAGACCTGCGGCAACTTCGACTGGAACTGCTCCGAAACCGGTGGGACGGACACCGGCGGGACAGACACCGGCGGCACGGACGGAGGAGTGTCTGCCACGCCATCGGAGTCGACCAGTAGCAGTAACGGGAACAGCAATGGGAACGGCAACGGAGGGCTCTTCGGAGGATCGAGCGGATAG